The Fusarium keratoplasticum isolate Fu6.1 chromosome 4, whole genome shotgun sequence genome contains the following window.
GCCACTTGGGTCAGCACTGACACCACATAGTGGCTGGATGGTGATACATACCCGTTCGAGCTGCTCAAGGACACAGGAGTGCAAGTCCTCGTCCATGTCTTTGTACTTGAGGGCATATTGGGCAGCTTTTTGGGCGGATGTTACCGAGGCGTTGAGATGTTGAAGCTGCGAGGTGAAGCGCATGCGCACCTCAAAGGggtcggccatggtggaggGTAAGTGAGAGGGCAGCCAGCGGAAGGGATGGGGAGCAATCTCGACGGCAAATCTTAGCGACAGCGTGTGGAGTGTCTCGGGAGTTCGGAAGCTCGGTGACAGCAAACCAAAGGCATGAAGCTGTCACGACCAGGACCTAGCGAGACAAGCTCCAAGGTTCATGGATAGATAGACAGGGCTAGATTGTGACAGCTCTGAAGGGGATTTGTCGATGGAGGTTGGCGGTGGGGCGTTTCTCTTGTTTGTCTTGTGCCACGTTGTGGCTGTGCTCGGGCTCCATCCTGAGGTGAGCCATTTGGAgacctcacctcacctcacctcagcGAACAGGCAAGTACCTACCAACGGGAATAACACGACACATCCTGTCTCACCGTCCCGCATTGTCGGGCGCCATTTTCCTTTCCTTTTTCCTCTCAGGCACCTTGACACGACTCGACAGACCCCAGCCCCGGGCCGGACTAGCCGAAGGTGTATCGCATGGGTCTAACCCGAACAGGCTGCCGGTGAAAGTGTTTTAAGTGTGTGCGTTCAGAGGGCATCGGCATCATGTTCAGGGGGGAGGACCCGCGGGGAGCGATGGTTACAGGGCCCGGAGGAGGCTAGAAGCCCAGGTCTGGAAAGATTCGGAACGGCGAACGAACCAAAAAGTGAGAAGCGGCAGCGTTATGTCGCGCATTCTGGGGGGCACGGGCAAGGGCCGTCATCATACAGTACATCTCATCTCCTGACAGGTTGAGGCGGTGGTGAGACTCTGAGGCCAGCACGCCCGTTCTCATTCGGTGCATAGGTGTGTGTTTACTGTGGTGAGGTCCGTGAATAGCACCCTCCGTGAATAGCACCCGTCTCTATCTGTCCTCTCTCTTACGTTGCTACCCCTTAATCCATTTGCgttcttttcttctctcccaAGCCCAGGTATAGGTACCGTAGAGGTAATGGATACGGGCCGTGACGGGGCAGAACGCGCATTGGGCAGCAAAGGCACCTTTCCGTTGCCTGGTAATTTTTCCATGCTACCAGCACAGTACATTGAAGCGTAAACAAGAGAAAATCGATACGTGCCCATCTTACACGTTCAAATCTTTTAAAAtctcccttctccttcgATTTCCCCAGCTTTTTCTTCTCGAATCCCCATctcccatctctctctcctcctcctctacctCGCACCTCTACaccctctcctcttctgtcCTTTTATACAAACTTTTTTTTACACTCTTCCCCACTACACACCTTCTGTATATCCTCCTTTACCTCAGAAATCATGCCCAACACAATGGCTCTCACGCCTTACGGCTCAAATGGATCTACCGATCTCACTATGGCTGTTCTCGGTTGCGGTaagtcatccatctcaagatACGCGATATCGCACGGCACACCACTGGACTGTACGACATGAGCCTCGTATAGATCCACCAAATACTGTGTCCTCTACGTTGCACATGGAGAATTTCCCTTGCTGATCATGAACCAGGCACCATGGGCGTCGCCATCCTCAGTGGCATCTTGAACTCGCTCGCCGATATGCAAGGTCCTAAGCCCCTGCAGATTCCCAGGTCAGGAGCCTCAACTCCCATGGACGAGGTGCCCCAGCGTCTCCCCTCTCGCTTCATCGCCAGCGTGGCCACTGCTGCCGGTGCCAAGCGTGTCAAGGGCACCCTCTGGGAGCACTCCTCCATTCTCAAGGTCGTCCACAACGACAACCTCTCCGCCGTTCAGCAGTCAGAGGTTGTTCTCCTGACCTGCAAGCCCTGgatggtcaaggagatcctcAGCGAACCcggcatcgccaaggccctgcACGGCAAGCTGCTCATCAGCGTTTGCACTGGTGTCACCGTTGAGGACATTGAGATTGCCCTCCACGGTGCCGTGCCTTCCAAGGACCCCAACGAGGATGGTCGTTGCCGTATCGTCCGGGCCATGTGCAACGCTGCTGCTGTGATCCGTGAGTCCATGACCGTCGTCGCCACCAGCAGCCCGCCTCTTGACTGTGCTACCGAGAGTCTCGTCACTTGGATCTTCAAGCGCATTGGCGATGTCGTCTACCTCCCTGCCCAGCACATGGACGCCTCAACGGCCCTGTGCGCTTCCGGCCCGGCCTTTTTCGCGCTTGTGCTAGAAGCCGCCATTGACGGCGCCGTCGCCATGGGAATTCCCCGCCACGACGCCCAGCGCATGGCCGTGCAGTCCATGAGGGGCATGACCGGCCTGGTCCAGAACGGCGAGCACCCGGCCCTGCTCCGGGAAAAGGTCTGCACCTCGGGAGGCTGCACCATCGGTGGAGTTCTGGTCATGGAGGAGGGCAGAGTCCGCGGCACCGTCTCAAGAGCCGTGCGAGAATCCGCCGTTGTGGCGAGTCAGCTCGGAAAGGGAATTGAGGGTGTGAATGGAACAAGATTCCCCGGCCCTCCAAGCCTGCAATGAATAAACCACGACCGGGACGATGGGCCAGAGTCTGTAGAGGAGAAGTCTCAGCCCGATCCGGTCCCTGAGTCTCAGCCACagccagctcaagaagatccccATGTCACTGAACCggtcgaggatctcaagcCAACACAAACACAAATCGAAGAATCGGAGCCAAAGCCGGCCGAAGGGTCGCGGTCAGAGCCTGGCGCCGCCTCTTCTGACACGTCTCCTTTCCTTATTTTCATCAGCACTTGGCAGGCCTTGCGACATGTTTTCCGGAGCAACACTCATTTTTGTTAACGCGGGTTGTTTGTTAGGTTAGGTTGCATTGGGTAGACGGGGATATAGGTGCAATGGCTATTACATAC
Protein-coding sequences here:
- a CDS encoding Pyrroline-5-carboxylate reductase, which translates into the protein MPNTMALTPYGSNGSTDLTMAVLGCGTMGVAILSGILNSLADMQGPKPLQIPRSGASTPMDEVPQRLPSRFIASVATAAGAKRVKGTLWEHSSILKVVHNDNLSAVQQSEVVLLTCKPWMVKEILSEPGIAKALHGKLLISVCTGVTVEDIEIALHGAVPSKDPNEDGRCRIVRAMCNAAAVIRESMTVVATSSPPLDCATESLVTWIFKRIGDVVYLPAQHMDASTALCASGPAFFALVLEAAIDGAVAMGIPRHDAQRMAVQSMRGMTGLVQNGEHPALLREKVCTSGGCTIGGVLVMEEGRVRGTVSRAVRESAVVASQLGKGIEGVNGTRFPGPPSLQ